In a single window of the Streptomyces sp. NBC_00353 genome:
- a CDS encoding carboxymuconolactone decarboxylase family protein, producing the protein MNTNEAPESLERLPEHAPRLDWTKLAPEAFKAMVRLDTAAKQGVEPVLLNLVKIRASQINHCAFCLDMHSKDALAAGESAERIFQLDAWRESRHFYTAKEIAAIELTEAVTVLTDGFVPDEVYARAATEFNESELARLIVAITTINAWNRFGVSTRLVPGHYTPAG; encoded by the coding sequence ATGAACACGAACGAAGCACCCGAAAGCCTGGAACGTCTTCCCGAGCACGCACCCCGTCTGGACTGGACGAAACTCGCCCCGGAGGCATTCAAGGCCATGGTCCGCCTGGACACGGCGGCGAAGCAGGGAGTCGAGCCCGTCCTGCTGAACCTGGTCAAGATCCGCGCCTCTCAGATCAATCACTGTGCCTTCTGCCTGGACATGCACAGCAAGGATGCGCTTGCGGCAGGCGAGTCGGCGGAGCGCATCTTCCAGCTCGACGCCTGGCGGGAGTCGAGGCACTTCTACACGGCCAAGGAGATTGCGGCGATCGAGCTGACCGAGGCGGTCACCGTGCTCACGGACGGGTTCGTGCCGGACGAGGTGTACGCGCGGGCCGCGACGGAGTTCAACGAGAGCGAGCTGGCCCGCCTCATCGTCGCGATCACCACGATCAACGCATGGAACCGCTTCGGCGTCTCCACCCGCCTCGTCCCCGGCCACTACACCCCCGCCGGCTGA
- the pdxR gene encoding MocR-like pyridoxine biosynthesis transcription factor PdxR, giving the protein MTDSQTNSETGPPPEPGTDLHLELRGPGLRAGLTNALRDAVRTGRLAPGTRLPPSRSLAADLGVSRNTVTDSYAELVAEGWLTAQQGSGTRVATRAEPRRAAPAASRAQPTRKRPMYGLQPGLPDLANFPRTQWLTAARRALTSAPHDAFGYGDALGQVRLRTALADYLARARGVYAEPERIVICSGFHHGLALMAQALEARQVRAVAVESYGLDLYRDLLTGAGLRTPPVYVDEYGARTDDLARLDGIGAVLMTPAHQYPTGVALRPDRRTAAVEWARRTGGLILEDDYDGEFRYDRQPVGALQGLDPDRVVYFGSASKSLAPGVRLGWMVLPEELVPEIVAAKGYGDYMSSALEQLTLAEFLTSGAYDRHVRSMRLHYRRRRDQLVTALAQRAPHVRVTGMAAGLQAILELPHGTERSVTQAAARQGLAVSGLAEFRYEPPESGRRLPEKDALVVNYAAPSDSAWTGALDTLCRVIPETQG; this is encoded by the coding sequence GTGACAGATTCACAGACCAATTCTGAGACCGGTCCGCCCCCCGAACCCGGCACCGACCTCCATCTGGAACTGCGCGGACCCGGGCTGCGCGCCGGGCTCACGAACGCCCTCCGGGACGCCGTGCGCACGGGGCGGCTGGCGCCCGGCACCCGGCTGCCACCCTCCCGCTCGCTCGCCGCCGATCTCGGTGTCTCCCGCAACACCGTGACCGACTCCTACGCCGAACTCGTCGCGGAGGGCTGGCTCACCGCCCAACAGGGGTCCGGGACCCGGGTGGCCACACGGGCCGAGCCGCGTCGGGCCGCACCCGCCGCCTCCCGCGCGCAGCCGACCCGGAAACGTCCCATGTACGGCCTGCAGCCGGGTTTGCCGGACCTCGCGAACTTCCCCCGCACGCAGTGGCTCACCGCTGCCCGCCGCGCCCTGACCTCGGCACCGCACGACGCCTTCGGCTACGGCGACGCCCTCGGTCAGGTCCGACTGCGCACCGCCCTCGCGGACTATCTGGCGCGGGCCCGCGGGGTGTACGCCGAGCCGGAGCGGATCGTCATCTGCTCCGGCTTCCACCACGGGCTTGCGCTGATGGCACAGGCGCTCGAGGCGCGACAGGTCCGGGCGGTGGCCGTCGAGTCGTACGGACTCGACCTCTATCGCGACCTGCTGACCGGCGCCGGCCTGCGCACCCCGCCCGTCTACGTCGACGAATACGGCGCGCGCACCGACGACTTGGCACGGTTGGACGGTATCGGCGCGGTACTGATGACACCCGCCCACCAGTACCCGACGGGGGTCGCGCTGCGCCCGGACCGTCGCACGGCGGCTGTCGAGTGGGCGCGGCGCACCGGTGGGCTGATCCTGGAGGACGATTACGACGGGGAATTCAGATACGACCGTCAGCCGGTGGGCGCCCTGCAAGGCCTCGACCCCGACCGGGTGGTGTACTTCGGCTCGGCAAGCAAGTCACTGGCGCCCGGGGTACGGCTCGGCTGGATGGTCCTGCCGGAGGAACTCGTCCCGGAGATCGTTGCAGCCAAGGGGTACGGCGACTACATGTCGAGTGCGCTCGAACAGCTGACGCTCGCGGAGTTCCTGACGTCAGGCGCGTACGACCGTCATGTGCGCTCGATGCGGCTGCACTACCGGCGCCGCCGCGACCAACTGGTCACGGCCCTGGCCCAGAGGGCCCCCCACGTCCGCGTGACGGGCATGGCCGCCGGACTGCAAGCAATCCTCGAACTCCCACACGGAACGGAACGCTCGGTCACCCAGGCGGCAGCGCGGCAGGGCCTCGCAGTCAGTGGGCTCGCCGAGTTCCGCTACGAGCCGCCGGAGTCCGGCCGGCGGCTGCCCGAAAAGGACGCGCTCGTGGTGAACTACGCGGCCCCCTCGGACAGTGCGTGGACGGGTGCGCTGGACACACTGTGCAGGGTGATTCCCGAGACGCAGGGTTGA